The Pseudanabaena sp. ABRG5-3 genome includes the window GAAGCTCGAAAATAGCGTTGAAGCTACGGCTAATGATACGCGCTGGTCTTCCTATCTCTTTGAGACATGGGGCGAAGTATTGGAGTTTCGTGGTGATTATGTCCAAGTCAAGTTTAGTAAAGTGCCAACCCCTGTAATTTGGCTCCATAAGGATCAGTTAGAAGAACAAGCAGCATAGTTTATAGAAAGCTCACCCTAAGGGTGAGCTTTTTGATTGCGAATGAAATCATAGAGATTAATAAATTCATGACCATTGTTTTGACTAATGATGATGGTATTGATGCAGAGGGAATTTGGTCTTTGCAAAAAGCTACAGAATTAGTATTTGGAACTAAGGGAGCGATCGCTGCTCCGATACGTCAATATTCAGGCTGTGGTCATCAAGTCACTACCCATGCTCCGATCTCGATTCAGCAAAGAACAGAACTGGGCGAAGATACCTATGCCATTGATGGATCGCCTGCGGACTGTGTGCGGGTGGCGATCGCGCATTTATATAGTGATGTGAAATTGGTGCTATCGGGTATCAATCATGGTGGCAATATGGGCGTGGATGTCTATATGTCGGGGACAGTGGCGGCGGTACGCGAGGCAGCTTTTCATAATATTCCTGCGATCGCTATTTCCCATTATCGCGATCGGCGCAGAGAGTTTGACTGGACTTGGGCTGCCGAGACTTCCACTAGGGTAATTAAACAATTGTTAGAAATTCAGCTTCCACCGCAGTCCTATTGGAATGTGAATTTGCCCCATTTAGAGACGGCAGATCTTGATACTATTCCTGAAATTGTATTTTGCGAAAAGTCGAGTCAGCCATTGCCATTGGGGTTTAAAGT containing:
- the ndhO gene encoding NAD(P)H-quinone oxidoreductase subunit O encodes the protein MALKKGTLVRAIREKLENSVEATANDTRWSSYLFETWGEVLEFRGDYVQVKFSKVPTPVIWLHKDQLEEQAA
- the surE gene encoding 5'/3'-nucleotidase SurE, with amino-acid sequence MTIVLTNDDGIDAEGIWSLQKATELVFGTKGAIAAPIRQYSGCGHQVTTHAPISIQQRTELGEDTYAIDGSPADCVRVAIAHLYSDVKLVLSGINHGGNMGVDVYMSGTVAAVREAAFHNIPAIAISHYRDRRREFDWTWAAETSTRVIKQLLEIQLPPQSYWNVNLPHLETADLDTIPEIVFCEKSSQPLPLGFKVDGDRVTYAGRYNLRDRAPNTDVDVCFSGKIAVTQMGV